The genomic stretch TGGCGCCAAGACCGCCCAGCATCAGCAGGCGCTCGCGGCCATGCGCCCAGCCGCCCGCCGCCACAAACGCGCCGACGAGGTAGCCGAGATAATTGGCAGACGCGATCCACCCGGCACTGGCCGGCGACAGATGCAGTTCTTCCATCATGCCGGGCAGAATCGGCGTGTAGACGAAGCGGCCGATGCCCATGGCGACGGCCATCGCAATCATGCCGGCGACGGTGAAGCGCAGCGCTGTTGAGGCCGATGTCATTGCAGCGCACAATAAATGCAGGGAACGCTGAAACAATCGCCTTTCGTTGGGCCAGTGGGCCTACCCAGTGGGCCTACAGCGTGTCGCGCCAGCTCGAGTTTTCCTTAAGCCAAAGGGTGTGGGATCCGCTCAGCAGCGCCCACCGAAACCGGCTTGCCACGAAGCGGTCTCGTGCACCGTCCGCCGCGCCGTCAGCCTGAACGGCACGTCGCCAAGTTCGCGCTCCGACATGGTGTTCAGGACGGGGTGCGACAGCGGATCGGTGAGCCATGTCTGCGTATCGCTCTGTGAGCGCGGCTCATACGGCGTGCCCCCAGCGAACAGAACCTTAAGTGATGACAGCATCCTTAACATTTCCGGCTCCACGGGTCTGGCTCCCATTGATAAAGTCTGCCGTTTCCATGTGTCTTTCAATTGAGATTTCAGTCGGAACGGTTTAGAAAATCTCAAATGGCCTTGCTCAACCGCGTCCATCTCAACGGCCTTCGCGCCGTCGAAACCGTTGCCCGTCTCGGCTCGCTCGCGGCGGCCGCTGGCGAGCTCAATGTTTCCGTCAGTGCCGTCAGCCAGCAGATAAGCCGCACCGAAAAGCAGCTTGGCCAGGCGTTGTTCGAGCGCACGGCAAGCGGTCTGGTCCTGACCGAACTCGGCGCCGTCTTCGCGACCCGTCTCGGCACGGGGTTTCGCGAGCTTGCCCAGGCCGTAGCGCTGGCCGACGAGGCGACGCAATGCACGTTGGTGGTTTCGGTGGCACCGGCCTTCGCCTCGAAATGGTTGCTCCCCAGACTATCGCGTCACTTCGACCGCCATCCCAATGTGCTGCTGCGCATCGACGCTACGGTGCGGCTCACCAATCTCGACCGCTCCGACGTTGATATCGCCATCCGGCTTGGCGACGGCAAATGGCCGGAAGGGCGAGCGGAACTGCTTCTGGCGCAGGAGGTTTTTCCGGTATGCGCCCCGGTCATCGCCAGGAAATTGCAATCGATCGAGGATCTTGCCCAGACCTGCGCCATCACCGACGAGCGGGCGATGATCAATTGGGAAAGCTGGTTCGCCGCTGCCGGCGTTCAACCCGTCACCTTCCAGAAGGGTGCGCGCTTCACCGATCCGATGCTGTGCCTGGAATCGGCCATTGCCGGCCATGGCGTGATGCTGGGCTGGCAATTGCTGACAGCGGATGCGCTGGCCGACGGGCGGCTGGTGGCGCCGTTCGGAATCCGCGCCCAGAGCGGGCTCGGCTACTGGCTGGTGACCTCGTCGGCCAAGGCGGAGAGCCGCAAGGTCCGGGACTTCAAGGCCTGGATCAAGGAAGAGATCGCGGCGACGATGGCGCAGTTCGGGTCACTCGAAAGCGCGGCCTGAACTGGCCCACCGCAATCGCGGTGGAAAGGATGCCGACTGCGGTCTATGTAAGACCAGATCAAACATCACGGCAGGCAGGATCATGACCACACATTCGCGCGGCGTTTCCGCAACGATCGACCCGGTGAAGCTCGACAGGCTGGCTGAAGTCGCCATCAAGGTCGGGCTGCAATTGCAGCCCGGACAGGACCTGGTGCTGACCTCGTCGATCGCGGCCCTGCCGCTGACCAGGCGGATCGTCGAGCACGCCTACAAGGCCGGCGCCGGCCTGGTGACGCCGATCTTCAACGACGACGAGATGACGCTGGCGCGCTACCGCTTCGGGGCGGACGCCGGTTTCGACCACGCCGCCGGCTGGCTCTATGAAGGCATGGCAAAGGCTTTTTCCAACAATGCGGCCAGGCTTGCCGTGCGCGGCGAGGATCCATCGCTGTTGTCGGCACAGGATCCGGCGAAAGTGGCGCGCGCCAACAAGGCGAACTCGATGGCCTATCAACCGGCGCTGGAAAAGATCACCGGCTTCGACATCAACTGGAACATCGTCGCTTATCCGGACCTCGCCTGGGCCAGGCAGGTTTTCCCCGGCGATGCCGACGATGTCGCCGTGGTGAAGCTCGCCGATGCCATTTTTGCTGCGTCACGGGTCGACGTGGAAGACCCGATCGCAAACTGGACGGCGCACAACGCAGCGCTGCGTAGCCGCACCGAATGGCTCAATGGCCATAATTTCCACGCCCTGCACTTCACCGGACCGGGCACCGACCTGACTGTCGGGCTGGCGGACGGCCATGAATGGATGGGCGGCGCGTCGACCGCCAAGAACGGCATCACCTGCAACCCCAACATCCCGACCGAGGAAGTCTTCACCACGCCGCACGCCAGGCGGGTCGAGGGCCATGTCTGCTCAACCAAGCCGCTGTCCTACCAGGGCACGCTGATCGACGACATCTCGGTGCGGTTCGACGAAGGCCGGATCGTCGAGGCCAAGGCTTCGAAGGGCGAAGATTTGCTGAAGAAAGTGCTCGACACCGATGAGGGATCGCGGCGGCTGGGCGAAGTGGCGCTGGTGCCGCATTCCTCGCCGATCTCGGCCAGCGGGCTGCTGTTCTTCAACACGCTGTTCGACGAAAACGCCGCCTGCCACATCGCGCTCGGCCAGTGCTATTCGAAATGCTTCGTCAATGGCGCCTCGCTCAGCCAGGACGAGATCGCCGCGCGCGGCGGTAACAAGAGTTTTATCCACATCGACTGGATGATCGGCTCGGACAAAATCGACATTAACGGCGTCCACAAGGACGGCCGCAAGGTGCCGGTGATGCGGAAGGGCGAGTGGGCCTGAGGGTCACCCCTTAGGGAGGTCGAATGGCCTTCGACCTGATGGTCAAGCGGATTTACGAGCCGCCCGCTGCCGATGACGGGCAGCGGGTGCTCGTCGATCGCATCTGGCCGCGTGGCGTCAGCAAGGAAGAGGCCGCGCTGGCGCTATGGCTGAAGGAGATCGCGCCCAGCGATGAGCTGCGAAAGTGGTTCGGGCACGAGCCGGCGCGCTGGGCGGAGTTTCGGAAGCGGTACGGAGCCGAACTGGATGGGAATGGCGAGGCGGTGGCGCAACTGCGCGGACTGCTCCGCCAGGGTAAGGTGACACTGCTCTATGGCGCGCACGATGAGGCGCACAACAATGCCGTGGCATTGGCGGGGTATTTGCGCGCAGGTTAAGGTCGCTGATGTTTCTGAGGCCGGGGGCACGAAGGTGAAGGTCGGCCCTACTTCCCTACGGCCTTCTCATAAGCCTCCGGCTTGAACCCAACCAGAACCCTGTCACCGACCTCCAGCACCGGCCGCTTGACCATCGTCGGTTTGGCCAGCATCAGCGCCTTGGCCTTCTTCTCGTCCAGGCCCTGCTTGTCTGCATCCGCCAGTTCTCGGAATGTGGTGCTGCCCTTGTTGAGCAGCTTTTCCCAGCCGACCTTGCCGACCCAGCCATCCAGCCGCTTCGCGTCGAGCCGCTCCGCGCGAAAATCGTGAAAACGGTAGGGCACATCATGGCTCTCCAGCCAGACGCGCGCCTTCTTAACCGTGTCGCAGGTGGTGATGCCGTAGATGGTGATCGTCAAAGCGCGCTTCCCTTGGGCTGACCGTCGAATCCGTGACACAGCCTAAAACCGCCCTCCTCGCTTTGCCAGCGCCCAAGCTCGCAGCTGCGGATTTTTCGGGCTTGCTGCCGGGTTGCCGACCCGTCAGGGGAGCGCTTCAGGCAAGGGCACGCGCTAGAGCGCCACCGCCATCCATCGCGACGAGGCGACAGCCCTCAGGAAATAGGCCTCTTCGATGCCTGGGGCACGGGGGCAGACCAGCTTGCAGAGGATGTGAAAAGCTGCATATGGCGGCCAGGACATTGTCCCAGCCGCCATGCGTGTTACTCGATCCTGTAGCGAGGAGCGGGCTCCGAAGGCGGTATCTCCGGCCTTAGTAGTAAAAACGCTCTTCGGTGATCTTGCCGTTCTTGACCGTGTACAGGCCAACCTCATCCATGGTGACACGCTCGCCGGTGGCCTTGGGCGTTACGTCAAACTTGAAGCGGACGGCGAACTGGTCGCCGTTGACATAGGGGCCTTCGACCGAGCCACCATGGACTTCGTGGTTCTCTTGCCACCATTGGCCCTTTTGCTTGAGAGCCTCCTTGCCACGGGCCACGGCCATCGGCCCTCCCATGGCTTCGTAGCTGACGATATCGTCGGCGTTGTATTTCTCGCCAGCACCGGCGTGATCACCCTGCTTAAGCAGCTCGGTGAAATCCTTGGCAATGTCCGCGATGGTCATTTTGTATTCCTCCTGTTCAGACGCATTCGAAGTAGGGAATAGCTTGGCGGCCCGCCACCTTTGCCCGAACGACAGCTGACAAGGCGTGTCAGGACGATAGATATAGCGCGGCTGTTTGACGACGATTTCTCACATGCCGGCCATGGAATCGACCTGGCCGGTCAATTGCCAACTCCCACGCTCCTTGTAGAAACCCTTGCCGATGGGAACTGTGGATCGGCACAAAATCCCGGACCAACCAGCTGACCGGGTCAATCGATCGTTCTCGGATTTTGGCAACACGCGCTTCAGCGGAAATGAAGCGAGACTGGTGCCTTCCGCACCAGTGATGCTCCGGTTTTCTGGGACGGGCAACTTATGCGGAGAGCATAGGGCAGTTGGCGCCACGGCGGAGGCTGATATGCGCCACGTCGCCGACGCTGAACTGAAACCTCTCGGCCTGGCGCGGGGCATCGATCACCACAGGCATGCCTTGCCCCAGTTCCGCGTGCAGGCGCAGCGTGCGGCCGTGAAAGACGATGCTGTTGACACGCGCCGGCGCGGTTCCTTCTGTCGCCTCAGTGGCGGCCAGCAAATCCTCCGGGCGCACGCCAATGGTGCGCACCTCGCCTTCCCCGGGTGACGGGCCGGTTTCAGAAATGGCTTCCAGCGGCAACGTGCCGGCGGTGAAACGCAGGCGATCGCCATCACGGCCGATAAAACGCGATTGCAGGAGATTCATGGTGCCGATGAAGCTCGCGACAAACTTCGTGGCGGGCCGATCATAGAGCGTCGCCGGCGGCGCGATCTGCTCGATGCGACCCTTGTTCATGACGACGATGCGGTCGGAGATCGACAGCGCCTCGGTCTGGTCGTGGGTGACCATGACGAAGGTCGTGCCAAGGCGCGACTGCAGCCGCTTCAACTCGACCTGCATCTGTTCGCGCAGATGCGCGTCTAGCGCCGACAGCGGCTCATCGAGCAACAGCACGCGCGGCTCGCAGACGATGGCGCGGGCGAGCGCGACGCGCTGGCGCTGGCCGCCCGACAGTTCCAAGACGCGG from Mesorhizobium sp. NZP2077 encodes the following:
- a CDS encoding LysR substrate-binding domain-containing protein, which gives rise to MALLNRVHLNGLRAVETVARLGSLAAAAGELNVSVSAVSQQISRTEKQLGQALFERTASGLVLTELGAVFATRLGTGFRELAQAVALADEATQCTLVVSVAPAFASKWLLPRLSRHFDRHPNVLLRIDATVRLTNLDRSDVDIAIRLGDGKWPEGRAELLLAQEVFPVCAPVIARKLQSIEDLAQTCAITDERAMINWESWFAAAGVQPVTFQKGARFTDPMLCLESAIAGHGVMLGWQLLTADALADGRLVAPFGIRAQSGLGYWLVTSSAKAESRKVRDFKAWIKEEIAATMAQFGSLESAA
- a CDS encoding aminopeptidase, producing MTTHSRGVSATIDPVKLDRLAEVAIKVGLQLQPGQDLVLTSSIAALPLTRRIVEHAYKAGAGLVTPIFNDDEMTLARYRFGADAGFDHAAGWLYEGMAKAFSNNAARLAVRGEDPSLLSAQDPAKVARANKANSMAYQPALEKITGFDINWNIVAYPDLAWARQVFPGDADDVAVVKLADAIFAASRVDVEDPIANWTAHNAALRSRTEWLNGHNFHALHFTGPGTDLTVGLADGHEWMGGASTAKNGITCNPNIPTEEVFTTPHARRVEGHVCSTKPLSYQGTLIDDISVRFDEGRIVEAKASKGEDLLKKVLDTDEGSRRLGEVALVPHSSPISASGLLFFNTLFDENAACHIALGQCYSKCFVNGASLSQDEIAARGGNKSFIHIDWMIGSDKIDINGVHKDGRKVPVMRKGEWA
- a CDS encoding DUF488 domain-containing protein — encoded protein: MAFDLMVKRIYEPPAADDGQRVLVDRIWPRGVSKEEAALALWLKEIAPSDELRKWFGHEPARWAEFRKRYGAELDGNGEAVAQLRGLLRQGKVTLLYGAHDEAHNNAVALAGYLRAG
- a CDS encoding ArsC family reductase produces the protein MTITIYGITTCDTVKKARVWLESHDVPYRFHDFRAERLDAKRLDGWVGKVGWEKLLNKGSTTFRELADADKQGLDEKKAKALMLAKPTMVKRPVLEVGDRVLVGFKPEAYEKAVGK
- a CDS encoding SnoaL-like domain-containing protein codes for the protein MTIADIAKDFTELLKQGDHAGAGEKYNADDIVSYEAMGGPMAVARGKEALKQKGQWWQENHEVHGGSVEGPYVNGDQFAVRFKFDVTPKATGERVTMDEVGLYTVKNGKITEERFYY
- a CDS encoding ABC transporter ATP-binding protein, producing MAPDPLVRLQNVSKIFPGGIVGLDAVDLDIISGEFITLLGPSGCGKTTSLRVIAGFESPSTGKVLLDGRDITALRPFDRPVNTVFQDYALFPHMNVAENVGFGLSLRKLSGAEQAKRVGEALDMVGLADKLGARVLELSGGQRQRVALARAIVCEPRVLLLDEPLSALDAHLREQMQVELKRLQSRLGTTFVMVTHDQTEALSISDRIVVMNKGRIEQIAPPATLYDRPATKFVASFIGTMNLLQSRFIGRDGDRLRFTAGTLPLEAISETGPSPGEGEVRTIGVRPEDLLAATEATEGTAPARVNSIVFHGRTLRLHAELGQGMPVVIDAPRQAERFQFSVGDVAHISLRRGANCPMLSA